One Coffea arabica cultivar ET-39 chromosome 5e, Coffea Arabica ET-39 HiFi, whole genome shotgun sequence DNA segment encodes these proteins:
- the LOC113687922 gene encoding trafficking protein particle complex II-specific subunit 130 homolog isoform X1 codes for MANFLAQFQSIKTSFDRIIIAVEDVSDLWPLVKKGFEEKLPFKRAFLNNKTRNSVLVDELPAEYILTTDSRIRSRFPQEQSLFWFREPYATVVLVTCEDLDEFKTILKPRLKLIVQNDEREWFIVFVSKAPVHNDQATKMAKKVYAKLEVEFSSKKRERCCKLDIHGIDANFWEDLELKVTECIRNTLDRRIQFYEDEIRKLSEQRFMPVWNFCNFFILKESLAFMFEIAHLHEDSLREYDELELCYLETVNISGKQREFGGMDHGDDQAAVLNLGKKALTQMVQDDSFREFEFRQYLFACQAKLLFKLNRPFEVASRGYSFIISFSKVLALHESVLPFCMREAWVINACLALINATSSHYKDGLAAADVEQEFYRVQGDLYSLSRTKLMRLAYLIGYGSVIPRSPVNSASLSMLSWPKPAVWPSLPPDASSEVLVKEKMILQEVPQVKHFGIQRKPLPLEPTVLLREANRRRASLSAGNVFELFDGRTNAADGSTLLTPLPKAHAISMSRTNSSPGNFESMIDRPMRLAEIYVAAEHALWNTISDADLRKSLSSTEEFEQKYLDLSKGAAENYHHSWWKRHGVVLDGEIAAIYHKVGNFDLAAKLYEKVCALYAGEGWQNLLAEVLPSLAECQKILNDQAGYLSSCVRLLSLDKGLFLTKERQAFQSEVVRLAHSEMKHPLPLDVSSLITFSGNPGPPLELCDGDPGTLSVTVWSGFPDDIVLDSFSLTLTAMNSADEGIKALKSSNATTLKPGRNTITVALPPQKPGSYVLGVLTGQIGQLRFRSHSFSKGGPADSDDFMSYEKPTRPILKVFNPRPLVDLAAAVSSALLMNECQLVGIVVKPINYPLKGAILHIDTGPGLSIEQAYGIEIERYADGSPDASDFGPSELSVDHEAHASAEAKQLTLHDGKIELPDWASNITSILWIPMRAISERLNRGTQAGAAVSQRQSVVDGLRTIALKLEFGVSCNQTFEKTLAVHFTEPFHVSTRVVDKCNDGTLLLQVILHSQVKASLTVYDAWLDLQDGFTHIGKGDRRPTSAVFPLTISPKARAATLFSIGLENALPKDQVEAVHSDSILNIQYGISGSRTLGAHTPMDAKPIASDDSVKQLNFRSALVLQRPVLDPFLAVGFLPLPSSGLRVGQLVTMQWRVERLKDLGEKSENNDEVLYEVNANSENWMIAGRKRGHVSLSAKQGSRMVISVLCLPLVAGYVHPPQLGLPDLDEAHISCNPPGPHLVCVLPPTMSSSYCIPT; via the exons ATGGCCAACTTCTTAGCTCAGTTCCAGAGTATCAAAACCTCATTCGATCGCATCATAATTGCCG TTGAAGATGTGAGTGATTTGTGGCCTCTTGTCAAGAAGGGGTTTGAAGAAAAGTTGCCATTCAAAAGAGCATTTCTGAATAACAAGACCCGTAATTCAGTGCTTGTGGATGAGCTGCCTGCGGAGTATATATTGACAACAGATTCAAGAATTCGTAGCCGGTTTCCCCAAGAGCAATCGCTGTTCTGGTTCCGAGAACCATATGCTACTGTGGTTCTTGTGACTTGTGAG GATCTTGACGAGTTTAAAACTATTCTTAAACCACGCCTGAAGCTAATAGTTCAAAATGACGAACGGGAGTGGTTTATTGTTTTTGTGTCTAAAGCACCAGTTCACAATGATCAGGCCACCAAGATGGCCAAAAAAGTATACGCCAAACTTGAAGTAGAGTTCAGCTCAAAGAAGAGGGAAAG GTGTTGCAAGCTGGATATACATGGAATTGATGCAAATTTTTGGGAAGACTTAGAGTTGAAAGTCACGGAATGCATAAGAAATACACTTGACCGGCGGATTCAGTTTTATGAGGATGAAATTCGCAAGCTTAGCGAACAGCGCTTTATGCCCGTATGGAATTTCTGTAATTTCTTTATTCTTAAG GAAAGCTTGGCTTTTATGTTTGAGATTGCTCATCTCCATGAGGATTCATTGCGGGAGTATGATGAACTAGAACTCTGCTACCTGGAAACAG TTAATATTAGTGGGAAACAACGGGAATTTGGAGGTATGGACCATGGTGATGATCAAGCTGCAGTGCTGAACCTGGGAAAGAAAGCACTGACACAAATGGTTCAAGACGATTCATTTCGGGAGTTTGAATTTAGGCAGTATCTGTTTGCCTGTCAAGCAAAG CTACTATTCAAGCTAAATCGCCCATTTGAGGTTGCATCAAGGGGTTACTCATTCATTATTAGCTTCTCAAAAGTGTTGGCTCTACACGAG AGTGTATTACCCTTCTGCATGCGTGAAGCATGGGTAATAAATGCTTGCTTGGCTCTAATAAATGCAACTTCCTCCCATTACAAAGATGGGCTAGCCGCAGCTGATGTAGAACAGGAGTTTTATCGTGTTCAAGGGGATCTTTATTCTTTAAGTCGTACTAAG TTAATGCGACTTGCATATTTAATTGGTTATGGATCAGTTATACCAAGAAGTCCTGTGAACAG TGCTTCGCTCAGCATGCTGTCATGGCCTAAGCCAGCAGTTTGGCCTTCTCTTCCACCTGATGCTTCGTCAGAGGTGCTTGTGAAAGAAAAG ATGATTCTTCAAGAAGTTCCACAGGTAAAACACTTTGGCATCCAGAGGAAACCACTACCCTTAGAACCAACTGTACTTCTACGTGAGGCAAATCGCAGGAGGGCTTCTCTTTCTGCTGGAAATGTGTTTGAGTTGTTTGACGGTCGAACAAATGCTGCCGATGG CTCAACTTTACTCACTCCATTGCCTAAAGCACATGCTATATCAATGTCACGAACAAATTCTTCACCTGGAAACTTTGAGAGCATGATTGATCGACCAATGAGACTTGCAGAAATTTATGTTGCTGCTGAGCATGCTTTGTGGAATACCATTTCTGATGCAGATCTAAGGAAATCACTATCCTCTACAGAGGAATTTGAG CAAAAATACCTGGATCTGTCAAAAGGTGCTGCTGAAAATTATCATCATTCTTGGTGGAAGAGACATGGAGTTGTCCTTGATGGTGAAATTGCAGCTATTTACCAtaaagttggaaattttgaTCTAGCTGCCAAGTTGTATGAGAAGGTTTGTGCTCTTTATGCTGGTGAAGGATGGCAGAATTTGTTGGCTGAAGTTCTCCCCAGTTTAGCAGAGTGTCAGAAGATACTCAATGATCAAGCTGGCTACCTGTCTTCTTGTGTCAGACTGCTGTCATTAGATAAAGGATTGTTCTTGACTAAGGAACGCCAAGCATTCCAGTCTGAAGTTGTTCGTCTAGCTCATAGTGAGATGAAACACCCTTTGCCTCTAGATGTATCCTCGTTGATAACATTTTCCGGCAATCCTGGGCCTCCATTGGAGCTATGTGATGGGGATCCTGGTACCCTGTCAGTAACAGTTTGGAGTGGATTTCCTGATGATATTGTTCTTGACTCTTTCAGTCTCACGCTGACGGCCATGAACAGTGCTGATGAGGGCATTAAG GCATTGAAGAGCTCCAATGCTACAACCTTGAAGCCCGGTAGAAATACGATCACAGTAGCCCTACCTCCACAGAAACCAGGTTCTTATGTACTGGGTGTTCTCACTGGGCAGATTGGTCAGTTGAGATTCAGATCACATAGCTTTTCCAAAGGTGGACCAGCAGACAGTGATGATTTTATGAGTTATGAGAAGCCGACAAGGCCTATCTTGAAG GTATTCAACCCGAGACCTCTGGTTGATCTTGCTGCAGCTGTCTCATCCGCTTTGCTGATGAATGAATGTCAATTGGTTGGCATTGTTGTCAAGCCAATAAACTACCCTCTTAAGGGTGCTATACTGCACATAGACACTGGTCCTGGTTTGAGTATTGAACAGGCATATGGAATCGAAATTGAGAGGTATGCTGATGGATCCCCTGATGCATCTGACTTTGGTCCCTCAGAGTTATCTGTAGATCATGAGGCTCATGCTTCGGCAGAAGCTAAGCAGTTGACACTCCATGATGGAAAGATTGAGTTGCCTGATTGGGCAAGCAATATAACTTCTATATTGTGGATTCCAATGCGTGCTATCAGCGAGAGATTGAATAGAGGAACACAAGCAG gtgctGCAGTTTCACAGAGACAGAGTGTTGTGGATGGATTACGGACAATAGCTCTGAAACTTGAATTTGGTGTATCATGTAACCAGACATTCGAAAA GACCTTAGCAGTCCACTTTACAGAGCCTTTCCATGTCAGTACACGTGTTGTAGATAAATGCAATGATGGTACTCTGCTTTTACAG GTGATACTTCATTCACAAGTGAAAGCTTCACTGACGGTCTATGATGCTTGGCTGGATCTTCAAGATGGCTTTACTCATATTGGCAAAGGTGATAGGAGACCAACTTCTGCCGTCTTTCCACTCACCATATCTCCAAAAGCAAGAGCTGCAACTTTGTTCAGTATAGGTCTTGAGAATGCATTGCCCAAAG ATCAAGTAGAGGCAGTTCATTCTGATAGCATACTCAATATACAATATGGAATTTCGGGTAGTAGAACTCTTGGGGCCCACACACCCATGGATGCGAAACCTATTGCCTCTGATGATTCTGTGAAGCAGTTGAATTTCAGGAGTGCTCTTGTTTTGCAGCGACCCGTACTGGACCCTTTCCTTGCGGTTGGTTTCCTACCTCTTCCTTCAAGTGGACTCCGAGTTGGCCAGCTGGTGACAATGCAGTGGAGAGTTGAGAGGTTAAAAGATCTTggggaaaaatcagaaaataac GATGAAGTACTGTATGAGGTAAATGCTAATTCTGAGAATTGGATGATTGCCGGGAGGAAAAGGGGTCATGTTTCGCTCTCCGCAAAACAAG GTTCAAGGATGGTGATTTCAGTATTATGCTTACCACTGGTTGCTGGATATGTGCATCCCCCTCAACTGGGTCTTCCAGATTTGGACGAGGCACATATAAGTTGCAATCCTCCTGGCCCTCATCTGGTCTGCGTCTTGCCCCCAACTATGAGCTCTTCTTACTGTATCCCCACATAA
- the LOC113687922 gene encoding trafficking protein particle complex II-specific subunit 130 homolog isoform X3: MANFLAQFQSIKTSFDRIIIAVEDVSDLWPLVKKGFEEKLPFKRAFLNNKTRNSVLVDELPAEYILTTDSRIRSRFPQEQSLFWFREPYATVVLVTCEDLDEFKTILKPRLKLIVQNDEREWFIVFVSKAPVHNDQATKMAKKVYAKLEVEFSSKKRERCCKLDIHGIDANFWEDLELKVTECIRNTLDRRIQFYEDEIRKLSEQRFMPVWNFCNFFILKESLAFMFEIAHLHEDSLREYDELELCYLETVNISGKQREFGGMDHGDDQAAVLNLGKKALTQMVQDDSFREFEFRQYLFACQAKLLFKLNRPFEVASRGYSFIISFSKVLALHESVLPFCMREAWVINACLALINATSSHYKDGLAAADVEQEFYRVQGDLYSLSRTKLMRLAYLIGYGSVIPRSPVNSASLSMLSWPKPAVWPSLPPDASSEVLVKEKMILQEVPQVKHFGIQRKPLPLEPTVLLREANRRRASLSAGNVFELFDGRTNAADGSTLLTPLPKAHAISMSRTNSSPGNFESMIDRPMRLAEIYVAAEHALWNTISDADLRKSLSSTEEFEQKYLDLSKGAAENYHHSWWKRHGVVLDGEIAAIYHKVGNFDLAAKLYEKVCALYAGEGWQNLLAEVLPSLAECQKILNDQAGYLSSCVRLLSLDKGLFLTKERQAFQSEVVRLAHSEMKHPLPLDVSSLITFSGNPGPPLELCDGDPGTLSVTVWSGFPDDIVLDSFSLTLTAMNSADEGIKALKSSNATTLKPGRNTITVALPPQKPGSYVLGVLTGQIGQLRFRSHSFSKGGPADSDDFMSYEKPTRPILKVFNPRPLVDLAAAVSSALLMNECQLVGIVVKPINYPLKGAILHIDTGPGLSIEQAYGIEIERYADGSPDASDFGPSELSVDHEAHASAEAKQLTLHDGKIELPDWASNITSILWIPMRAISERLNRGTQAGAAVSQRQSVVDGLRTIALKLEFGVSCNQTFEKTLAVHFTEPFHVSTRVVDKCNDGTLLLQVILHSQVKASLTVYDAWLDLQDGFTHIGKGDRRPTSAVFPLTISPKARAATLFSIGLENALPKEQHVFLQCSFFPMMKRG, encoded by the exons ATGGCCAACTTCTTAGCTCAGTTCCAGAGTATCAAAACCTCATTCGATCGCATCATAATTGCCG TTGAAGATGTGAGTGATTTGTGGCCTCTTGTCAAGAAGGGGTTTGAAGAAAAGTTGCCATTCAAAAGAGCATTTCTGAATAACAAGACCCGTAATTCAGTGCTTGTGGATGAGCTGCCTGCGGAGTATATATTGACAACAGATTCAAGAATTCGTAGCCGGTTTCCCCAAGAGCAATCGCTGTTCTGGTTCCGAGAACCATATGCTACTGTGGTTCTTGTGACTTGTGAG GATCTTGACGAGTTTAAAACTATTCTTAAACCACGCCTGAAGCTAATAGTTCAAAATGACGAACGGGAGTGGTTTATTGTTTTTGTGTCTAAAGCACCAGTTCACAATGATCAGGCCACCAAGATGGCCAAAAAAGTATACGCCAAACTTGAAGTAGAGTTCAGCTCAAAGAAGAGGGAAAG GTGTTGCAAGCTGGATATACATGGAATTGATGCAAATTTTTGGGAAGACTTAGAGTTGAAAGTCACGGAATGCATAAGAAATACACTTGACCGGCGGATTCAGTTTTATGAGGATGAAATTCGCAAGCTTAGCGAACAGCGCTTTATGCCCGTATGGAATTTCTGTAATTTCTTTATTCTTAAG GAAAGCTTGGCTTTTATGTTTGAGATTGCTCATCTCCATGAGGATTCATTGCGGGAGTATGATGAACTAGAACTCTGCTACCTGGAAACAG TTAATATTAGTGGGAAACAACGGGAATTTGGAGGTATGGACCATGGTGATGATCAAGCTGCAGTGCTGAACCTGGGAAAGAAAGCACTGACACAAATGGTTCAAGACGATTCATTTCGGGAGTTTGAATTTAGGCAGTATCTGTTTGCCTGTCAAGCAAAG CTACTATTCAAGCTAAATCGCCCATTTGAGGTTGCATCAAGGGGTTACTCATTCATTATTAGCTTCTCAAAAGTGTTGGCTCTACACGAG AGTGTATTACCCTTCTGCATGCGTGAAGCATGGGTAATAAATGCTTGCTTGGCTCTAATAAATGCAACTTCCTCCCATTACAAAGATGGGCTAGCCGCAGCTGATGTAGAACAGGAGTTTTATCGTGTTCAAGGGGATCTTTATTCTTTAAGTCGTACTAAG TTAATGCGACTTGCATATTTAATTGGTTATGGATCAGTTATACCAAGAAGTCCTGTGAACAG TGCTTCGCTCAGCATGCTGTCATGGCCTAAGCCAGCAGTTTGGCCTTCTCTTCCACCTGATGCTTCGTCAGAGGTGCTTGTGAAAGAAAAG ATGATTCTTCAAGAAGTTCCACAGGTAAAACACTTTGGCATCCAGAGGAAACCACTACCCTTAGAACCAACTGTACTTCTACGTGAGGCAAATCGCAGGAGGGCTTCTCTTTCTGCTGGAAATGTGTTTGAGTTGTTTGACGGTCGAACAAATGCTGCCGATGG CTCAACTTTACTCACTCCATTGCCTAAAGCACATGCTATATCAATGTCACGAACAAATTCTTCACCTGGAAACTTTGAGAGCATGATTGATCGACCAATGAGACTTGCAGAAATTTATGTTGCTGCTGAGCATGCTTTGTGGAATACCATTTCTGATGCAGATCTAAGGAAATCACTATCCTCTACAGAGGAATTTGAG CAAAAATACCTGGATCTGTCAAAAGGTGCTGCTGAAAATTATCATCATTCTTGGTGGAAGAGACATGGAGTTGTCCTTGATGGTGAAATTGCAGCTATTTACCAtaaagttggaaattttgaTCTAGCTGCCAAGTTGTATGAGAAGGTTTGTGCTCTTTATGCTGGTGAAGGATGGCAGAATTTGTTGGCTGAAGTTCTCCCCAGTTTAGCAGAGTGTCAGAAGATACTCAATGATCAAGCTGGCTACCTGTCTTCTTGTGTCAGACTGCTGTCATTAGATAAAGGATTGTTCTTGACTAAGGAACGCCAAGCATTCCAGTCTGAAGTTGTTCGTCTAGCTCATAGTGAGATGAAACACCCTTTGCCTCTAGATGTATCCTCGTTGATAACATTTTCCGGCAATCCTGGGCCTCCATTGGAGCTATGTGATGGGGATCCTGGTACCCTGTCAGTAACAGTTTGGAGTGGATTTCCTGATGATATTGTTCTTGACTCTTTCAGTCTCACGCTGACGGCCATGAACAGTGCTGATGAGGGCATTAAG GCATTGAAGAGCTCCAATGCTACAACCTTGAAGCCCGGTAGAAATACGATCACAGTAGCCCTACCTCCACAGAAACCAGGTTCTTATGTACTGGGTGTTCTCACTGGGCAGATTGGTCAGTTGAGATTCAGATCACATAGCTTTTCCAAAGGTGGACCAGCAGACAGTGATGATTTTATGAGTTATGAGAAGCCGACAAGGCCTATCTTGAAG GTATTCAACCCGAGACCTCTGGTTGATCTTGCTGCAGCTGTCTCATCCGCTTTGCTGATGAATGAATGTCAATTGGTTGGCATTGTTGTCAAGCCAATAAACTACCCTCTTAAGGGTGCTATACTGCACATAGACACTGGTCCTGGTTTGAGTATTGAACAGGCATATGGAATCGAAATTGAGAGGTATGCTGATGGATCCCCTGATGCATCTGACTTTGGTCCCTCAGAGTTATCTGTAGATCATGAGGCTCATGCTTCGGCAGAAGCTAAGCAGTTGACACTCCATGATGGAAAGATTGAGTTGCCTGATTGGGCAAGCAATATAACTTCTATATTGTGGATTCCAATGCGTGCTATCAGCGAGAGATTGAATAGAGGAACACAAGCAG gtgctGCAGTTTCACAGAGACAGAGTGTTGTGGATGGATTACGGACAATAGCTCTGAAACTTGAATTTGGTGTATCATGTAACCAGACATTCGAAAA GACCTTAGCAGTCCACTTTACAGAGCCTTTCCATGTCAGTACACGTGTTGTAGATAAATGCAATGATGGTACTCTGCTTTTACAG GTGATACTTCATTCACAAGTGAAAGCTTCACTGACGGTCTATGATGCTTGGCTGGATCTTCAAGATGGCTTTACTCATATTGGCAAAGGTGATAGGAGACCAACTTCTGCCGTCTTTCCACTCACCATATCTCCAAAAGCAAGAGCTGCAACTTTGTTCAGTATAGGTCTTGAGAATGCATTGCCCAAAG AGCAGCATGTATTTCTACAGTGCTCGTTTTTTCCAATGATGAAGCGTGGCTAA
- the LOC113687922 gene encoding trafficking protein particle complex II-specific subunit 130 homolog isoform X2 — protein MANFLAQFQSIKTSFDRIIIAVEDVSDLWPLVKKGFEEKLPFKRAFLNNKTRNSVLVDELPAEYILTTDSRIRSRFPQEQSLFWFREPYATVVLVTCEDLDEFKTILKPRLKLIVQNDEREWFIVFVSKAPVHNDQATKMAKKVYAKLEVEFSSKKRERCCKLDIHGIDANFWEDLELKVTECIRNTLDRRIQFYEDEIRKLSEQRFMPESLAFMFEIAHLHEDSLREYDELELCYLETVNISGKQREFGGMDHGDDQAAVLNLGKKALTQMVQDDSFREFEFRQYLFACQAKLLFKLNRPFEVASRGYSFIISFSKVLALHESVLPFCMREAWVINACLALINATSSHYKDGLAAADVEQEFYRVQGDLYSLSRTKLMRLAYLIGYGSVIPRSPVNSASLSMLSWPKPAVWPSLPPDASSEVLVKEKMILQEVPQVKHFGIQRKPLPLEPTVLLREANRRRASLSAGNVFELFDGRTNAADGSTLLTPLPKAHAISMSRTNSSPGNFESMIDRPMRLAEIYVAAEHALWNTISDADLRKSLSSTEEFEQKYLDLSKGAAENYHHSWWKRHGVVLDGEIAAIYHKVGNFDLAAKLYEKVCALYAGEGWQNLLAEVLPSLAECQKILNDQAGYLSSCVRLLSLDKGLFLTKERQAFQSEVVRLAHSEMKHPLPLDVSSLITFSGNPGPPLELCDGDPGTLSVTVWSGFPDDIVLDSFSLTLTAMNSADEGIKALKSSNATTLKPGRNTITVALPPQKPGSYVLGVLTGQIGQLRFRSHSFSKGGPADSDDFMSYEKPTRPILKVFNPRPLVDLAAAVSSALLMNECQLVGIVVKPINYPLKGAILHIDTGPGLSIEQAYGIEIERYADGSPDASDFGPSELSVDHEAHASAEAKQLTLHDGKIELPDWASNITSILWIPMRAISERLNRGTQAGAAVSQRQSVVDGLRTIALKLEFGVSCNQTFEKTLAVHFTEPFHVSTRVVDKCNDGTLLLQVILHSQVKASLTVYDAWLDLQDGFTHIGKGDRRPTSAVFPLTISPKARAATLFSIGLENALPKDQVEAVHSDSILNIQYGISGSRTLGAHTPMDAKPIASDDSVKQLNFRSALVLQRPVLDPFLAVGFLPLPSSGLRVGQLVTMQWRVERLKDLGEKSENNDEVLYEVNANSENWMIAGRKRGHVSLSAKQGSRMVISVLCLPLVAGYVHPPQLGLPDLDEAHISCNPPGPHLVCVLPPTMSSSYCIPT, from the exons ATGGCCAACTTCTTAGCTCAGTTCCAGAGTATCAAAACCTCATTCGATCGCATCATAATTGCCG TTGAAGATGTGAGTGATTTGTGGCCTCTTGTCAAGAAGGGGTTTGAAGAAAAGTTGCCATTCAAAAGAGCATTTCTGAATAACAAGACCCGTAATTCAGTGCTTGTGGATGAGCTGCCTGCGGAGTATATATTGACAACAGATTCAAGAATTCGTAGCCGGTTTCCCCAAGAGCAATCGCTGTTCTGGTTCCGAGAACCATATGCTACTGTGGTTCTTGTGACTTGTGAG GATCTTGACGAGTTTAAAACTATTCTTAAACCACGCCTGAAGCTAATAGTTCAAAATGACGAACGGGAGTGGTTTATTGTTTTTGTGTCTAAAGCACCAGTTCACAATGATCAGGCCACCAAGATGGCCAAAAAAGTATACGCCAAACTTGAAGTAGAGTTCAGCTCAAAGAAGAGGGAAAG GTGTTGCAAGCTGGATATACATGGAATTGATGCAAATTTTTGGGAAGACTTAGAGTTGAAAGTCACGGAATGCATAAGAAATACACTTGACCGGCGGATTCAGTTTTATGAGGATGAAATTCGCAAGCTTAGCGAACAGCGCTTTATGCCC GAAAGCTTGGCTTTTATGTTTGAGATTGCTCATCTCCATGAGGATTCATTGCGGGAGTATGATGAACTAGAACTCTGCTACCTGGAAACAG TTAATATTAGTGGGAAACAACGGGAATTTGGAGGTATGGACCATGGTGATGATCAAGCTGCAGTGCTGAACCTGGGAAAGAAAGCACTGACACAAATGGTTCAAGACGATTCATTTCGGGAGTTTGAATTTAGGCAGTATCTGTTTGCCTGTCAAGCAAAG CTACTATTCAAGCTAAATCGCCCATTTGAGGTTGCATCAAGGGGTTACTCATTCATTATTAGCTTCTCAAAAGTGTTGGCTCTACACGAG AGTGTATTACCCTTCTGCATGCGTGAAGCATGGGTAATAAATGCTTGCTTGGCTCTAATAAATGCAACTTCCTCCCATTACAAAGATGGGCTAGCCGCAGCTGATGTAGAACAGGAGTTTTATCGTGTTCAAGGGGATCTTTATTCTTTAAGTCGTACTAAG TTAATGCGACTTGCATATTTAATTGGTTATGGATCAGTTATACCAAGAAGTCCTGTGAACAG TGCTTCGCTCAGCATGCTGTCATGGCCTAAGCCAGCAGTTTGGCCTTCTCTTCCACCTGATGCTTCGTCAGAGGTGCTTGTGAAAGAAAAG ATGATTCTTCAAGAAGTTCCACAGGTAAAACACTTTGGCATCCAGAGGAAACCACTACCCTTAGAACCAACTGTACTTCTACGTGAGGCAAATCGCAGGAGGGCTTCTCTTTCTGCTGGAAATGTGTTTGAGTTGTTTGACGGTCGAACAAATGCTGCCGATGG CTCAACTTTACTCACTCCATTGCCTAAAGCACATGCTATATCAATGTCACGAACAAATTCTTCACCTGGAAACTTTGAGAGCATGATTGATCGACCAATGAGACTTGCAGAAATTTATGTTGCTGCTGAGCATGCTTTGTGGAATACCATTTCTGATGCAGATCTAAGGAAATCACTATCCTCTACAGAGGAATTTGAG CAAAAATACCTGGATCTGTCAAAAGGTGCTGCTGAAAATTATCATCATTCTTGGTGGAAGAGACATGGAGTTGTCCTTGATGGTGAAATTGCAGCTATTTACCAtaaagttggaaattttgaTCTAGCTGCCAAGTTGTATGAGAAGGTTTGTGCTCTTTATGCTGGTGAAGGATGGCAGAATTTGTTGGCTGAAGTTCTCCCCAGTTTAGCAGAGTGTCAGAAGATACTCAATGATCAAGCTGGCTACCTGTCTTCTTGTGTCAGACTGCTGTCATTAGATAAAGGATTGTTCTTGACTAAGGAACGCCAAGCATTCCAGTCTGAAGTTGTTCGTCTAGCTCATAGTGAGATGAAACACCCTTTGCCTCTAGATGTATCCTCGTTGATAACATTTTCCGGCAATCCTGGGCCTCCATTGGAGCTATGTGATGGGGATCCTGGTACCCTGTCAGTAACAGTTTGGAGTGGATTTCCTGATGATATTGTTCTTGACTCTTTCAGTCTCACGCTGACGGCCATGAACAGTGCTGATGAGGGCATTAAG GCATTGAAGAGCTCCAATGCTACAACCTTGAAGCCCGGTAGAAATACGATCACAGTAGCCCTACCTCCACAGAAACCAGGTTCTTATGTACTGGGTGTTCTCACTGGGCAGATTGGTCAGTTGAGATTCAGATCACATAGCTTTTCCAAAGGTGGACCAGCAGACAGTGATGATTTTATGAGTTATGAGAAGCCGACAAGGCCTATCTTGAAG GTATTCAACCCGAGACCTCTGGTTGATCTTGCTGCAGCTGTCTCATCCGCTTTGCTGATGAATGAATGTCAATTGGTTGGCATTGTTGTCAAGCCAATAAACTACCCTCTTAAGGGTGCTATACTGCACATAGACACTGGTCCTGGTTTGAGTATTGAACAGGCATATGGAATCGAAATTGAGAGGTATGCTGATGGATCCCCTGATGCATCTGACTTTGGTCCCTCAGAGTTATCTGTAGATCATGAGGCTCATGCTTCGGCAGAAGCTAAGCAGTTGACACTCCATGATGGAAAGATTGAGTTGCCTGATTGGGCAAGCAATATAACTTCTATATTGTGGATTCCAATGCGTGCTATCAGCGAGAGATTGAATAGAGGAACACAAGCAG gtgctGCAGTTTCACAGAGACAGAGTGTTGTGGATGGATTACGGACAATAGCTCTGAAACTTGAATTTGGTGTATCATGTAACCAGACATTCGAAAA GACCTTAGCAGTCCACTTTACAGAGCCTTTCCATGTCAGTACACGTGTTGTAGATAAATGCAATGATGGTACTCTGCTTTTACAG GTGATACTTCATTCACAAGTGAAAGCTTCACTGACGGTCTATGATGCTTGGCTGGATCTTCAAGATGGCTTTACTCATATTGGCAAAGGTGATAGGAGACCAACTTCTGCCGTCTTTCCACTCACCATATCTCCAAAAGCAAGAGCTGCAACTTTGTTCAGTATAGGTCTTGAGAATGCATTGCCCAAAG ATCAAGTAGAGGCAGTTCATTCTGATAGCATACTCAATATACAATATGGAATTTCGGGTAGTAGAACTCTTGGGGCCCACACACCCATGGATGCGAAACCTATTGCCTCTGATGATTCTGTGAAGCAGTTGAATTTCAGGAGTGCTCTTGTTTTGCAGCGACCCGTACTGGACCCTTTCCTTGCGGTTGGTTTCCTACCTCTTCCTTCAAGTGGACTCCGAGTTGGCCAGCTGGTGACAATGCAGTGGAGAGTTGAGAGGTTAAAAGATCTTggggaaaaatcagaaaataac GATGAAGTACTGTATGAGGTAAATGCTAATTCTGAGAATTGGATGATTGCCGGGAGGAAAAGGGGTCATGTTTCGCTCTCCGCAAAACAAG GTTCAAGGATGGTGATTTCAGTATTATGCTTACCACTGGTTGCTGGATATGTGCATCCCCCTCAACTGGGTCTTCCAGATTTGGACGAGGCACATATAAGTTGCAATCCTCCTGGCCCTCATCTGGTCTGCGTCTTGCCCCCAACTATGAGCTCTTCTTACTGTATCCCCACATAA